One Streptococcus gallolyticus subsp. gallolyticus DSM 16831 DNA window includes the following coding sequences:
- a CDS encoding alpha/beta hydrolase, producing MRKIRIRKRRVLLGIIALLFVVSVGASFYFFHVAQIREEKSFINNNGRSKDNPLYAYEQSFDQLTKETLWMTNQGLKQDAWYVPAETATNKTVIVVHGFTNDKEDMKPYAWMFHELGYNVLMPDNMSHGDSEGQIIGYGWNDRLNVIKWAELLVEQNSDSEITLFGVSMGAATVMMASGEESLPDQVVNIIEDCGYSSVWDELKYQAKEMYNLPAFPILYEVSAISKIRAGFSYGQASSVNQLKNNTRPVLFIHGSDDTFVPTSMVYKNYQATQGEKELYIVKGAGHAKSFETDPQAYIEKISTFLKKYEK from the coding sequence ATGAGAAAAATAAGAATTAGAAAACGTCGTGTTTTATTAGGAATTATTGCTTTACTTTTTGTAGTAAGTGTCGGAGCAAGTTTTTATTTTTTCCATGTAGCACAAATTCGTGAAGAAAAATCATTCATTAATAATAATGGTCGTTCAAAAGACAATCCTCTCTACGCCTATGAGCAGAGTTTTGACCAACTGACAAAGGAAACGCTTTGGATGACCAACCAAGGTTTAAAACAAGATGCTTGGTATGTTCCTGCAGAAACAGCAACAAATAAAACGGTTATTGTTGTTCATGGTTTTACAAACGATAAGGAAGATATGAAGCCTTATGCATGGATGTTTCATGAGCTAGGTTACAATGTCCTTATGCCCGATAATATGTCGCATGGTGACAGCGAAGGGCAAATCATTGGATATGGCTGGAACGACCGCTTAAACGTCATAAAATGGGCGGAGCTGCTAGTTGAACAAAATTCAGACAGCGAAATTACCTTGTTTGGTGTTTCTATGGGAGCAGCAACGGTTATGATGGCTTCTGGTGAAGAAAGTTTGCCTGACCAAGTTGTTAATATTATTGAAGATTGTGGTTATAGTAGTGTCTGGGATGAGTTAAAATATCAAGCTAAAGAAATGTATAATCTCCCAGCTTTCCCAATTCTTTATGAAGTATCTGCCATTTCAAAAATTCGTGCAGGCTTTTCTTACGGTCAAGCAAGTAGTGTGAATCAATTAAAAAATAACACACGTCCAGTTCTTTTCATCCATGGCAGTGATGATACTTTTGTGCCAACAAGTATGGTTTACAAGAATTATCAAGCCACACAAGGCGAGAAAGAATTGTATATCGTTAAAGGTGCGGGACATGCCAAATCCTTTGAAACTGATCCTCAAGCATACATTGAAAAAATTTCAACTTTCTTGAAAAAATATGAAAAATAG
- a CDS encoding class II fructose-bisphosphate aldolase, which translates to MAIVSAEKFVKAARDNGYAVGGFNTNNLEWTQAILRAAEAKKAPILIQTSMGAAKYMGGYKLCKALIENLVESMGITVPVAIHLDHGHFEDALECIEVGYTSVMFDGSHLPLEENLEKAKEVVAKAHAKGISVEAEVGTIGGEEDGIIGDGELAPIEDAKAMVATGIDFLAAGIGNIHGPYPANWKGLHLDHLEKLTAAVPGFPIVLHGGSGIPDDQIQAAIKLGVAKVNVNTECQLAFAKATRKFVAEYEANEEEYDKKKLFDPRKFLKPGFEAITEAVEERIDVFGSANKA; encoded by the coding sequence ATGGCAATCGTTTCAGCGGAAAAATTTGTCAAAGCAGCCCGTGACAACGGATATGCAGTTGGTGGATTTAACACAAACAACCTTGAATGGACTCAAGCAATTTTACGTGCAGCAGAAGCTAAAAAAGCTCCAATCCTTATCCAAACTTCAATGGGTGCTGCAAAATACATGGGTGGTTACAAACTTTGTAAAGCACTTATTGAAAACCTTGTAGAATCAATGGGTATCACTGTACCAGTTGCTATTCACCTTGACCACGGTCATTTTGAAGATGCATTAGAATGTATCGAAGTTGGTTACACTTCAGTTATGTTCGACGGTTCACACCTTCCACTTGAAGAAAACCTTGAAAAAGCTAAAGAAGTTGTTGCTAAAGCACACGCTAAAGGTATCTCAGTTGAAGCTGAAGTTGGTACTATCGGTGGTGAAGAAGACGGTATCATCGGTGACGGCGAACTTGCTCCAATCGAAGATGCTAAAGCTATGGTTGCTACAGGAATCGACTTCCTTGCAGCAGGTATCGGTAACATCCACGGTCCATACCCAGCAAACTGGAAAGGTCTTCACCTTGATCACCTTGAAAAATTAACTGCTGCTGTTCCTGGATTCCCAATCGTATTGCACGGTGGATCAGGTATCCCTGACGATCAAATTCAAGCAGCTATCAAACTTGGTGTAGCTAAAGTTAACGTTAACACTGAATGTCAACTTGCATTCGCTAAAGCTACTCGTAAATTTGTTGCTGAATACGAAGCAAACGAAGAAGAATACGATAAGAAAAAACTCTTCGACCCACGTAAATTCTTGAAACCAGGTTTCGAAGCTATTACAGAAGCTGTTGAAGAACGTATCGACGTATTTGGTTCAGCTAACAAAGCTTAA
- a CDS encoding FRG domain-containing protein, with the protein MEKYEISSLIDFMTILKKISSSSESFFFRGESEKYKTPLLASGYRKNKFPELLKKTKKEYFREVGYSLDSDSRENFIAYCQHHGLPTELIDVTENPLVALYFACESNRDSDGIVYVIKNDTHISDPLTSKLFDKEVDIISIKEEFNIASLSFQQSGGSYIKFQNTQFYNLMYGDFFSLLILEDINDNYSHLNSKLKLCKYILKAHRKGVLETIIHHQSNILKNKDNIYELMELLDKYSEKTEIDELEKFYSEFKSLKFTKEVKIYPDKNEKDPRYDLMSELGDNTPLILLFIMAYEIRDEKFPPFPKIIYKPSITFDRLKNQQALFIYQMSTDKYSILNPSDGDSGLNVVKEVIQQIDFDYEIIIKSKNQILNELDSIGINRKFIYPDSDNIAKYIKEKYRI; encoded by the coding sequence ATGGAAAAATATGAGATTTCAAGTCTGATTGACTTTATGACAATACTAAAAAAGATATCCTCAAGCAGTGAAAGTTTTTTCTTTAGAGGAGAAAGCGAAAAATATAAAACACCATTACTGGCTAGTGGTTATAGAAAAAATAAATTTCCAGAGTTATTAAAAAAAACGAAAAAAGAATATTTTAGAGAAGTTGGTTATTCTTTAGATTCCGATAGTAGAGAAAACTTTATAGCTTATTGTCAGCATCATGGTTTACCTACTGAACTAATAGATGTTACTGAAAACCCTTTAGTAGCATTGTATTTTGCATGTGAATCTAATAGGGATTCTGATGGAATTGTGTATGTTATTAAGAATGACACACATATTTCAGATCCTCTTACTTCTAAACTATTTGATAAAGAAGTTGATATAATTTCGATAAAAGAAGAGTTTAATATAGCAAGTCTATCCTTTCAGCAAAGTGGTGGCAGTTATATTAAATTCCAAAATACGCAATTCTATAATTTGATGTATGGAGATTTTTTTAGCCTTTTAATACTTGAAGATATTAATGATAATTATTCACATTTAAATTCGAAATTAAAATTATGTAAGTATATTTTAAAAGCTCATCGTAAAGGAGTTTTAGAAACAATAATTCATCATCAATCGAATATATTGAAAAATAAGGACAATATATATGAATTAATGGAGTTATTGGATAAATATAGTGAAAAAACAGAAATAGACGAGCTGGAAAAATTTTACTCTGAATTTAAAAGCTTAAAATTTACTAAGGAAGTTAAAATATATCCTGATAAAAATGAAAAAGATCCGCGCTATGATTTAATGTCTGAATTGGGGGATAATACACCTCTAATATTACTTTTTATAATGGCCTATGAAATAAGAGATGAGAAGTTTCCACCTTTTCCGAAAATTATTTATAAACCTTCAATAACCTTTGATAGATTAAAAAATCAGCAAGCTTTGTTTATTTATCAAATGAGTACTGACAAATATTCTATTTTAAATCCATCAGATGGCGACTCGGGTTTAAATGTTGTAAAAGAGGTAATTCAACAAATTGATTTTGATTATGAAATAATCATAAAAAGCAAAAATCAAATATTAAATGAATTAGACAGTATTGGAATAAATAGAAAATTCATATATCCAGATTCAGATAATATTGCTAAATATATCAAAGAGAAATATCGAATATAA